In the Centroberyx gerrardi isolate f3 chromosome 9, fCenGer3.hap1.cur.20231027, whole genome shotgun sequence genome, one interval contains:
- the LOC139919349 gene encoding ELAV-like protein 1 — MAVRRGHIRYLKVCEVQTSQSDSRESQHGSGITSEVYDNGFDELSDESDDKTNLIVNYLPQNMSQEELRSLFSSVGDVESAKLIRDKVAGHSLGYGFVNFVNPSDAERAISTLNGLRLQSKTIKVSFARPSSDTIKDANLYISGLPKTVSQQELEEMFARYGRIINSRVLVDQASGLSRGVAFIRFDKRAEAEDAIKDLNGHKPPGASEPITVKFAANPNQAKNSQVLSQLYNNQSRRFGGPVHHQAQRFRFSPMSVDHMGGVGGVPGGSSAGWCIFIYNLGQDADEGFLWQMFGPFGAVANVKVIRDFNTNKCKGFGFVTMTNYEEAAMAIASLNGYRLGDKVLQVSFKTSKGHK, encoded by the exons ATGGCTGTCAGACGAGGCCACATCAGATACCTCAAG GTGTGTGAGGTCCAGACATCACAGAGCGACAGCAGAGAGTCTCAACATGGATCAGGCATCACG TCGGAGGTTTACGATAACGGCTTCGACGAACTGTCTGACGAGTCGGACGACAAGACCAACCTGATCGTGAACTATCTGCCTCAGAACATGAGTCAGGAGGAGCTGCGCAGCCTGTTCAGCAGCGTCGGAGACGTCGAGTCCGCCAAACTCATCCGGGACAAAGTGGCAG GCCACAGTTTAGGTTACGGCTTTGTTAACTTTGTTAACCCTAGTGATGCAGAGAGGGCTATCAGTACGCTCAATGGCCTGAGGCTACAGTCTAAAACTATCAAG GTCTCATTCGCGCGGCCGAGCTCCGACACCATTAAAGACGCCAACCTGTACATCAGCGGGCTGCCGAAGACCGTGAGccagcaggagctggaggagatgtTCGCTCGCTACGGACGCATCATCAACTCCAGAGTCCTGGTGGACCAAGCCTCCG GTCTGTCGAGGGGTGTGGCCTTCATCCGATTCGACAAGAGGGCGGAGGCCGAGGACGCCATTAAAGACCTGAACGGACACAAGCCGCCCGGCGCATCTGAGCCAATCACAGTCAAGTTTGCTGCTAATCCAAATCAGGCCAAGAACTCCCAGGTGCTGTCGCAGCTCTACAACAACCAGTCACGACGCTTCGGAGGACCGGTCCATCACCAGGCCCAGAGGTTCAG gTTCTCTCCGATGAGCGTGGACCACATGGGCGGAGTGGGCGGAGTCCCGGGCGGCTCGTCGGCCGGTTGGTGCATCTTCATCTACAACCTGGGCCAGGACGCCGACGAGGGCTTCCTGTGGCAGATGTTCGGGCCGTTCGGCGCCGTCGCCAACGTCAAGGTGATCCGAGACTTCAACACCAACAAGTGCAAAGGCTTCGGCTTCGTCACCATGACCAACTACGAGGAAGCCGCCATGGCCATCGCCAGCCTCAACGGCTACCGGCTAGGAGACAAAGTCCTGCAGGTTTCCTTCAAGACCAGCAAGGGACAcaagtag